A region of Blastocatellia bacterium DNA encodes the following proteins:
- the yihA gene encoding ribosome biogenesis GTP-binding protein YihA/YsxC: MTSDKTLSRGILASFAGALLVTCHLSLVTMKVKSAQFIKSATSPEHYPRDGRPEVAFMGRSNVGKSSLINSLLGVKGLAKTSSTPGRTQLINFFLINQAFYCVDLPGYGYARVPSEVKREWGPMIEKYLASRPNLVLSIFITDARHEPSKLDLLMKEWLRERGKPFVIIATKADKLSSNQLRANLKHASAVLGKEEPIIAYSAVTRSGADRIWKEITTRVADFGSGKPLVKPSGSHAD; the protein is encoded by the coding sequence GTGACAAGTGACAAGACGTTGTCACGAGGAATTCTCGCGAGCTTCGCGGGCGCGCTTCTTGTCACTTGTCACTTGTCACTTGTCACTATGAAAGTTAAGAGCGCCCAGTTCATCAAGAGCGCCACCAGCCCTGAGCATTACCCGCGCGACGGGCGTCCCGAGGTCGCCTTTATGGGCCGGTCGAACGTCGGCAAGTCCTCTTTGATAAACAGCCTGCTGGGTGTGAAGGGCCTGGCCAAGACCAGCTCGACGCCCGGACGCACGCAACTGATCAACTTCTTTCTGATCAATCAAGCGTTCTATTGCGTCGATCTGCCGGGCTATGGCTACGCGCGCGTGCCGAGCGAAGTGAAGCGCGAGTGGGGGCCGATGATTGAGAAATACCTTGCATCGCGGCCAAACCTTGTGCTATCTATTTTTATCACCGACGCGCGGCACGAGCCTTCCAAGCTAGACCTGCTGATGAAAGAGTGGTTACGCGAAAGGGGAAAGCCATTCGTCATCATAGCAACCAAAGCGGACAAGCTCAGTAGCAACCAGTTGCGGGCCAATTTGAAACACGCGTCGGCGGTGCTGGGAAAAGAAGAGCCGATCATTGCTTACTCTGCGGTCACGCGTAGTGGCGCGGATCGCATCTGGAAAGAAATCACCACACGGGTTGCTGATTTCGGATCCGGGAAACCGCTCGTGAAACCCTCTGGGTCGCATGCGGATTGA
- the rho gene encoding transcription termination factor Rho: MDIGDLKDMSISKLTQIAKELDIAGATGMRKQELIFKILQAQTEKSGLIFSEGVLETLPDGFGFLRAPDYNYLPGPDDIYVSPSQIRKFDLRTGDTISGQIRPPKEGERYFALIKVEAINFEPPEMARDRVFFDNLTPLYPDERLKLESDPENLAGRVLDLMTPIGKGQRALIVAPPRTGKTMLLQNIANSITRNHPEVTLIVLLIDERPEEVTDMQRSVHGEVISSTFDEPPTRHVQVADMVIEKAKRLVEYRRDVVILLDSITRLARAHNAVVPPSGKILSGGIDSNALQKPKRFFGSARNIEEGGSLTIIATALIDTGSRMDDVIFEEFKGTGNLEINLDRKLTEKRIFPSIDINKSGTRKEELLLAPADFNRIIVLRRVLSQLSPTEAMELLLDKLSRTKTNSDFLDSMQS, translated from the coding sequence ATGGACATCGGCGATCTCAAGGACATGTCCATCTCGAAGCTGACACAGATCGCCAAGGAACTCGACATCGCAGGCGCCACGGGCATGCGCAAGCAGGAGCTGATCTTCAAAATCTTGCAGGCGCAGACCGAAAAGAGCGGCCTGATCTTTTCCGAAGGTGTGCTGGAAACCTTGCCCGACGGCTTCGGCTTTCTGCGCGCCCCGGATTATAACTACCTGCCCGGCCCTGACGATATCTACGTCAGCCCGTCGCAGATTCGCAAGTTCGATCTGCGCACGGGCGACACGATCAGCGGCCAGATTCGCCCGCCGAAAGAAGGCGAGCGTTACTTCGCACTCATCAAAGTCGAGGCCATCAACTTCGAGCCGCCGGAGATGGCGCGCGACCGCGTCTTCTTCGACAACCTGACGCCGCTCTACCCGGACGAGCGATTGAAGCTGGAATCCGACCCGGAAAACCTTGCCGGGCGCGTCCTCGATTTGATGACGCCCATCGGCAAGGGGCAGCGCGCCTTAATCGTCGCGCCGCCGCGCACCGGCAAGACCATGCTGCTTCAGAACATCGCCAACTCGATCACCCGCAATCACCCTGAGGTGACGCTCATCGTCCTGTTGATCGATGAGCGCCCGGAAGAAGTCACAGACATGCAGCGCTCCGTTCATGGCGAAGTCATCAGCTCGACCTTTGACGAGCCGCCGACGCGCCACGTGCAGGTCGCTGACATGGTGATCGAGAAAGCCAAGCGCCTGGTCGAATACCGCCGCGATGTGGTCATCCTGCTCGACTCGATCACCCGCCTGGCGCGCGCCCACAACGCCGTGGTGCCGCCATCGGGCAAGATTCTGTCGGGCGGTATCGATTCGAACGCCCTGCAAAAGCCGAAGCGCTTCTTCGGCTCGGCGCGCAACATCGAAGAGGGCGGCTCTCTAACGATCATCGCCACGGCGCTGATCGATACAGGGTCGCGCATGGACGACGTCATCTTCGAAGAGTTCAAGGGCACCGGCAACCTCGAAATCAACCTCGACCGCAAGCTCACCGAGAAGCGCATCTTCCCGAGCATCGATATCAACAAGTCGGGGACGCGCAAGGAAGAGCTGCTGCTGGCGCCAGCCGACTTCAACCGCATCATCGTCCTCCGCCGCGTGCTATCGCAGTTGTCGCCGACGGAAGCGATGGAGCTGTTGCTCGACAAGCTCAGCCGCACGAAGACCAACTCGGACTTCCTCGACTCGATGCAGTCGTAG